The following nucleotide sequence is from Lysobacterales bacterium.
CAGTCTGCCACTGCTCGGCGTGCGCGCCGCGGCGCGCCCTTGAGTAGACTCGACGGTGTTCGATTCCGGAGGTTGGATGCTTCGTCTGTGGCGATGTGCGATGTGGGTACTGGTCCTGCTGGTCGCCGGTGCGGCCGACGTCCGGGCCCAGCAGCCGCTGCTCTCGCAATTCCGCCCGGACCTGCGCGTCTATCCGCAATTCTTCACGCTGGCGCAGGGCGCCGACGGCGATCTCTACATCGGCGGCATCGATGGCGTGTTGCGTTACGACGGCGGTCGCTGGCATTGGCTGCCGATGCCCCGACCCGGTGCCGTGCGCGCACTTGCGGTGGACACCGAACGTCGCGTGTGGACGGGCGGCACTGACAGTTTCGGCTATATCGAACGCAACGGCAGCGGTGACGAGCACTACGTCGATCTCTCCGCGCTGTTCGCGGCCGATCTTCAAGGGCGCCGCTTCGCGGATGTCTGGCGTGTGCTGCTCGTGGGCGACGAAGTTTGGTTCCAGGCCCTGCATGATGTGTTCGTGGTGTCGCGTGCCGGCGAACGGCTTGGCTACTGGCATCACGACGGCCGCTTCGGCGCCATTGCCGACGTCGACGGCACCGTGTGGATGCAATGGCGCGGGCAGGGCTTGAAGCAACGCCGCGGCGACGGCTTCGAGATGCTGCCCGGCGGCGAACAGTTTGCGACCGCGCTGATCTACAACCTGTTTCCGCGCGGCGATGGTCGCGTGCTGGTGCACGATGTCGCGCCTTCGCTATGGCAATGGGAGGCCGGTCGTTTCGTTGACCTGACCACGCCGGAATTGGCCGCAAGCCTGACGCAGAGTGGCCTCGGCACGATGGTGGATGCCGGCCACGTCGTGCTGGCCGGCGCTGATGGCCAGGTCCGCGTCGTCGATGTCGACCGCCGCAGCGTCGAGCGGGTGCGGGTGAGCAGCAACTATCTCGCCGACGTAATGCAGGCGTCGGACGGCAGCCTGCTGGTCCTCGATATTTCCGGCGTGTCGCGGATGGATTGGCCGCCGCGCTGGCGCAGCCATGTCGAGTCCGCGGCTGCGATCAACGGCGTGTACACCTTGAACGACATCGATGGCGCGCTCTACGCCAGCACCTGGAACGGGGCCTTTCGCGCCACGTTGGGCGTGAAAGGCCTCGAGGTCGAACCCTTGAAGCTCACTCATCACGAGGCGTGGGCGTTCCATCGGCATGACGGGCAACTGCTGCTGGCGGATTCGCGGCAACTGTCGATCGTCGCGGAGGGCAGGGCACGTGCGGTGTCCGGTGACGACCTGTACCCACGGCAGTTCCTGGATGACCCCGTGGATGCGACGCTGCTCTGGCTCGGCACCGAACACGGGCCGGCCCTGATGCAGCGGGACGGCGACGGATACCGGCTGCGTCATCGCGATTTCTCCCTGGGCTGGCTGATCAACAGTCTGGTCGCCTTCGATGGTGCGATCTGGGTCGGCAGTGGCGAGCGGGGTGCACATCGCCTCGCACGTGCCGGCCTCGATGCCGATGCATTCGCGTTCCAGCCCGTCCGCAACGACATTGGGTTGCCAGCCGGTGCCGCGGAACCGGTACAGTTTTCGCTGTACGGCGGCCACTTGTACGCCAGTCTGCGCGAGGGCCTGTTCCGCTATGCGGATGGTCGCTTCCATGCCGACGATGTGTCCGGACTGG
It contains:
- a CDS encoding GGDEF domain-containing protein, which gives rise to MLRLWRCAMWVLVLLVAGAADVRAQQPLLSQFRPDLRVYPQFFTLAQGADGDLYIGGIDGVLRYDGGRWHWLPMPRPGAVRALAVDTERRVWTGGTDSFGYIERNGSGDEHYVDLSALFAADLQGRRFADVWRVLLVGDEVWFQALHDVFVVSRAGERLGYWHHDGRFGAIADVDGTVWMQWRGQGLKQRRGDGFEMLPGGEQFATALIYNLFPRGDGRVLVHDVAPSLWQWEAGRFVDLTTPELAASLTQSGLGTMVDAGHVVLAGADGQVRVVDVDRRSVERVRVSSNYLADVMQASDGSLLVLDISGVSRMDWPPRWRSHVESAAAINGVYTLNDIDGALYASTWNGAFRATLGVKGLEVEPLKLTHHEAWAFHRHDGQLLLADSRQLSIVAEGRARAVSGDDLYPRQFLDDPVDATLLWLGTEHGPALMQRDGDGYRLRHRDFSLGWLINSLVAFDGAIWVGSGERGAHRLARAGLDADAFAFQPVRNDIGLPAGAAEPVQFSLYGGHLYASLREGLFRYADGRFHADDVSGLDALLDEGELVSFREAPDGGGWAFSYHSVYRRGGDGRWSLSLLGGLHTGAIYDLLPRAGGEAWIGAETGLLQHRDAEVPLPAPATRPVQPRIAAARVLRAAGHSTSLPLNEPAVLQLDGGSLEFEFAYPRLDGVGVSEFQFSIDPAGREWSPWRNRASAAFFALPPGDYRLRLRARSRYGAAVEADPFAFTLVPRWYQRAWFWPLLVFTVGGVVALALIQRQRRKVRSLRELNRQLDALVHARTQELELANVQLRSLADSDGLTGLSNRRHFDLVFGQLMQRASERNEPVSLLLLDVDHFKHYNDHHGHQAGDDILRTLALAMRESVRPDTLVARYGGEEFAVLAPHCDAAQAHEIAQRIRTRLATRLGGVTVSIGIATRVGASGEDGGVLIARADAALYRAKHNGRDRIETDSAALA